The genomic segment ttacgtataaacgaaaaatttcaaaatgtttttaacttgatggatttttttaaatcaactgagaaaagctaagttatttcaactgtaaattaaactagttaagttaaaaacaaattgactttttaactagttaatgcccacctttgaccCTTAGCGCCTTTTGCAGTACCTACCTCAGAGTGTGGTGTAGTTCAAAACTTAAcagtttagtataataataattataacctaaaataaaatataaagcagtataattattatactgctttatatttcattattaaactgCATGAGTTTTACATAAtactaattatgtatataaacaatgaaatattaggtatttatttatattgatattttaatttgtgagAAAcgtgtattttaattgtttaataattgtattatttatttaatgaatttatattctAAGTTGTGAACTTATAGCCACAGACGATCATATTTAATGGGGCTCATTATCTTCTCGaagaatgaataaataaaaaaacaataataataaaatatttgtaaataaatacaaatataataatagtttgtgCTGAAAAtgattatcatttaattaaaaataaattgtatctagCGTTACCAACCGCGGTGCTGATGATATGCCCCGTTACAAACCAataataaggtatattatattgttttaatggaAGTGAGtaaaacataagtacctacctataatatcaaaattgtgaAACAGACAATGTTTGCAACTTATACGAAGACCATCGTGGATGCAACTAGTATTTAATAGTTACATAAGTTCTAGATCCATATAGAAatccaaaattattaataagccTCCTCACTTGCTGTCACGAGCGTGTCACTAGAGTTCAGTAATCACGGGGAGTCCTGtcaaattaaagtttataataaacatcACGGAGTATAAAAGCGTCCctcgtaataaaaataaattaatgtgaaCGATAttgtctaatatattatgttgtattatggAATATGAAGTTAAAACGTTCATtgatcgtataaaataaaatccgtgTTAATAAATGCATTACTCAATTTCTCAAGCATATTTGTACAGtcataatatcatgtatgtGGTGTGTGTAAAACAATCGTTTACAGtgataataaacaatatgataatattgtaagtgtTTTAAGgctacgtatatattatgtcattgagcaatgatgacaatattttaacataaaaaagcttacctacataataaaaataatcgataTAATGTGACAGCTTGAACAGTTATATTATTGATCATAAAAGCATTGAACATGTATTTTACTAAATCTTTAGTGTGTGAGAGAAGTATTtttgatagttaaaaaaaatataaaaataaaaatatttttctccttGGGAAATATTgacatgtaaaaatatattaattcgataaacataaaataaaatctacagCGTGGTTAGAACTGACAGTGAGcaatcatgaaaataataacgttttttcAATAGAACTGAATATTTTAATCCGAttgtattgaacatttaaacCTAACTCCTAAGCTATAAACtacgttatattttaattagttgtaATCGTATGCGTATCACTTAGTAAACCACTGGAACACCAGCAGTCATCGAATTATCGACTGAGCATTCGTTCGTCCCTCGTCGAATTTTGAAAAGACCCTTGTCCCCCCACATTTCGCTCCAAGAGTTGACCATCAACCAGTACGGGACTCCGTCTTCTTCACCCCAACCGATCAACTTCACGGCATGTCCTCCCAAGTATGTAGCATTTTCCGATTTTTCATAAACACCTGAAACCCATACAATCAATGTTAAACTGTTTGATAATGACCATTCCTCAGGCAGGTGTTCCTTTGATCTCTCCCCGAGGAGATTCGATGGTGAACACGTTTAAGGGGTTCAACATGGCCGAACTTAGTCTAAGTACATGCGATTCGCGTGAATATGCCTGCTGCGCGCTGTAGGTATAGTGTAGTATTATTAGTGCGTGTGACTGAAGTGCAAAATTAGTGGGAGGAAGCTCGAATAGGTATGTCACACCATTCTAGGCCCAACGAGTATTGTGTTTTGCCTGTGATAATGCGACAAGAAATCTAAAAACGTATATTTCGTACTAAAATTCGATATGAAATTCACTTTAAGTGTATGAATGTAATAAGTATGACTGTTCTTAGTTTTGTACgttttgaaacaaattaatgGGACTATTAGAGTAGAAATTTGATATATAAAGTTGGACGATCTCAACTAAACCTCACACCGAATTTAAGtgtgtttttattaaacttatcgGCACACTATTAGTGGCATCGTtaatatgaacaaatatagGTTTGTTTTCGTAAAAAAAGTTGTTGGTACTGAatctcctaaaaaaaaaaattttaaaaattttagaaagATAAGTCATCCATATCAATGCACTTTTACCTGACTTGTAACTGGGAAAGTCGTCGTACACCTCCATCGACGCTTCGATCGGTCCATAAGTCATAACGTCTTTTTGGATACTTGCATATGTGAGGTAGTAATAGTCTCTCGctgaaatcataatttaatggaaTTTAAAACTTAGGCATAGATACGTAAGTGTACCCATTAAAATATCAAAGCAAATCATACTGAATCTGTGGTCATCGTCATAATCGATTTCTTGATCTCCGTAACACATCCTCGTGCATCTGTGGTGTTTTTCCATTGGCTGACCTCTGCACGTGTTATTTCCATCTTCTTCACTAAAGCAAGGCGGTACTCGGTACGGCGCACAACCCTAACAGTccacacgaataataatattaatgatgggCGTCCGTCGATTTCCCACGCTGAAAATTCCACGTATACACTTTTCTTCCAGTCCAACCCATTTCTACCTACCTCTCCCGATTGATAATCTCCTCCTGTCACGATACCATGTCGCCTAAAATAACTCCAAGCTTTAATCGGGTAACCTCCGTGACACGCGAAACCGCACAGATGGCAGCAAAAAGTCAACTCTTCTGCGGATAACAGTTCGTTGAATTCATAGTTCGTGGCTATACACAGCCGGTCGGCAAACGCTGAGCTCGTAGCGAGCGCCTATTGAAATTGTacgtacagtataatattatatgtatggcCCCAAATACAGTTTTGACTCAAGCTCATCATCACTCAGACGTACCCAACACGATCCACAGTTTCCTTGGTCTCGGACTTGTCCGATAGTGATACACCGTCTCCACTCTTTTCTCGCGTCGAACTTCTTCGGAATTCTGCCAAACAGGTTCACGTAAGCTTCGTCGTctgttttgtacattttaaggTTGAGTTTGTGTGGGACTTGTACTCCTTTCGATCCCAAAAGTTTGACGATGTATTCCTTCGGTGTGTTTGGATCGAAGTTAATACCGGcctaattgaattattttatcttacggttagtatatattttatctttatatttcaTACTGTACAAATTCTAGTTTAttgacagttaaaaaataataatttacaatttattttatattatgttatgcgtgACAGGGAATAGGGAATAGACAGTGTTAggattagataagtacttttttatctagataaagatactGCAACgtaaatgtatctagatagataaaaaagataaatactttttcatctagctaaaaaaaaaagattcaatcattttttaaatggttttaaatttaggtatattttagtttggcactagaaacataataataataataacgatataaataaaaataattacattatttataaaccataaactttgtttgagaatctgtataaatattaaaaaataaatttgtataattttgcgatttttatcaataaaaaatgtatctagatgaatttatttagattagtaaaaaaattatttaagatgaacgtttagataccttgtaactatttatctagataacataaaagatgaacaaataattatctttattatattcatctagataagtccgaacactgggAATAGGGTATTAGGAATCACAGATTAATAAATTGTgacatgtttttatataattttatttgcttaGTAATAAAAGCatcttgttttataaaaaagaaatttgatTTGTGTTTAGTTCTAAGATAGTcacattttagtataaatacttattttattccTATTTGAATGTAAACATCACAAAGCAAAAGCAAAGCAAGTatttatcaaaatgttgaattttcaattgtaagtgatggataaaatattttcaatccaTATAATGCCAaagtaaaatgttgatataattccacaattataaactttatgaattataattgagCTGGGTGCCtacaatttatatgatttatacaaataatttaatataatagtgttatacttatagctattgaaataaaaaaaactaattaacttGTGTTAAACGAGTTATTTCAACATTGTGAaggcaaaattaaaaattcatagttttatatatttaactataaaagcTTAAAGATGATAtgggaaaaaatattaacttaacttggaTGGAAAAAAGTGAATTTAAGATTCTTCTGAGAGGAGTGATGGAAGaatatgttttacaattatgAGTGTGTTTTTTTCGAGTTTGTCATCACTTTTTGgagctgaaaaaaatatttccaacaaCAATTATAtgcgatataatatagtaagcaCATCTCTATATTGATGACACAAAAATCTAGTTATCgaaaattactaaaatgaatGCTTTAATTAATAAcctcataataaaaaaaaaaattttaaaagtatttattatttaataaaaattgagatGAAAAAACGACGTATCGgatttgtactatattatatggtacttaatatttgaaaactttgcaaatcacgatttaagatagtatggttgacCAATGAGCTATGATAAGACGGCATAGGACTTAAATCTGGATACTTTCGCTTCTGGTAACTATTTTACGTGTATTTTACTCATCTTATTAATGTCTGTACacggtattaattaatatttaactaaccaAGTTTTTCACAGATTTTACTTTACCACCGGTAGCACTGTAGGTAAAAAGTCAACAGATTGCGTGACTTTTGGATTCAAATCGTATGccgtgtgataacatttttgatttttttaacgggtcgttgggcaaccatactatttTAAATCGTGCTTCAAATACGTAAGTATTTGGGTAAGTTGTTAGGAATCCAAAGACGGCCGCGTGGACAAAATTAGAATCGCTCCACGTCAGCCGCGCCAGTCACTAGACGCGTCCTTAGAATCACACTTTAACACTCTAGTACTCTACTGTACATTAGGTGTCTCGATAGTCATTGTAACGcatgaaatttgaattcaatgatataaaatcattgtacaccaacaataataaataattccgaaataaataatattttaactgcaaaataataggtaagtacattttcaagattttgataaattttgtcaaaatctaaacattaattaataggtacttataaaaaaaaacgtaagtaTAGATCGTAAGATATTTCTTAACTGctgatattataacaacttgTGAGAAAcgttacattacatttttaggcATTTGGATtcaatgaaaaacattttattgatatttatagaaaaaaacctaaaaaaatcaaatttcaaatgtctataaatactCAAAAcgagtgaaaatattttggaaatgttattaatttttttatggaaatctaactcaaaataatttacaaattgtcATGGTTTTGATGActgttgtcaaaattctaaattcagacgcttttaaaaaattattatttgatttacgctctacttttcttttttttttttactaacaacAACTTTACGGAACCTtggattaaattttcaagtttttgacctattgaaaacttttttatcaataataactaaaaatacagaatactaataaaaatcgaaattttcttATGCCTATTAACAGCGCAAAAATGTGCAAAATTTTTTGGTGTAGCTATATTAAATCCTAATAATAAACATTCCATGaaaaattgtaagtatttacgaattttttttagtggtatatcaaaaaaaaaaaaaaacgattttttcaAAAGCTAGTTTTACGTAAAAATCTCAGTTTTTCCTGACGCTTTAAAAAAAGTACtgagaatttttacttttataaacttttttatttatttgtaatgcGCGAATTGTCAACGACAGGTTTctcgtaattataaattaaaattgtaaaaatataaaataaatattttaaatcgaaaaaaatatatataatacatatatataataacatattatgttcaaaatctaataaaaaatcgtaaaattgtatgcttaatttattaatactctACATTTAaatcagacaaaaaaaaaatatcgattagtggaattgaacattttcattttgatttcaGGTTCATAGCGTCTATTTCtgaatattgtgataatgtCTTTAATCAGTCTACAGTGATTATCGGATGTGGTATTTATCGAGTCTTACTACAAATAATCACAAACTAATTGCTCAATAAGATATTTACTTCGCAATCGGGTTTATTTCGAGTATACTGAAGTCTATCTATTGTACTTGACCAACTttggtttttgtattattcttagTTTTCTAAAGATaacgaattattaaaaatatcatcgaAATTGAAATAATCGTTTTCCTCTAGCAGATCAAAGCAATTTGGGTCATTATTTTAGGTCATTATTGCGTAGAAAGGGCccttttggttatttttaaagatttttcttgaaatattatttagggtATTTAAATCTGGGtcgcagtaaaaaaaaaataatccaatctCAGTGTTTCCACAAAATCAGGTCATGACCCAAATTAAAATTGTGAGTGCTTAATTGATAATTCACATCTTTTTCAGCATGGTGTTTGTGAAtactcaacaaaaaaattttctaaaataatttaataggtgaCAACAAAGGTCGAGGaagaaaatcgttaaaaataatattataaaatataaccgtTATTGCAGTACTCGTTGGTATGTGTAAtttctattttgtattattttatactatattgtagtattaataaatatgagaattttattatgtttgaaataatagcccacacagcataaaaatatttccataaaaataactatggtaaaaatactttcagaaaaataatatagttgtcgaaatatttaaaaaaaaaattgcggaaataattaggaaatgttttagttatattctttggccaagaagttcatatttttgaacacattttataaaaaacattaatataacattttaatcatgtattttcaaaaaaaaaaaaggtgggtaagtggatgtcactccgctgtacagcaggttacaagtgggacactgtataatggatagaattaaatttgaattcaatgatataatatcactgtataagaaaaacgattctgagcggagacggtttgtcagtttaggtattatacatacctattataggtatacttatctatagtattaaaaaaaaattgacctatattaggtatcaataataaattccaaattattcatatcacaatatccatcaggtaacgcgttatacatcaacaacaaactgtgttattatcatagatatataatagtatacttaagaagtttcaagtacccacaaataatattatacaatcattacaatcacaacaaaataactaaaatagttaaaccaggttttttaatgtgtgatttcgtccaaatttgaatttaaattactataaaaataaactgggcttatgaatttcttagaatttttggtaacagaattaaacatttacgtggaatcttgttttaaattttcaagccttacaTATAAAATTTNNNNNNNNNNNNNNNNNNNNNNNNNNNNNNNNNNNNNNNNNNNNNNNNNNttcattgaaattttcaagtttctacagtcattcgttttttaatacaacaaaataagaaaatcgttacgtaagaaatcgagtgaatatcaaatgttgtaaaaatatgaatttcaaacgctcataaaaatttaatttgagttcttatagacatttttttttttgataaaggtagattatcctataaggaatcttgtattacactttaaaatatttagttctaaaaagaaaaatttatacgaattataaactcaaaataattaggtaattttcgtgatttttccatatgttgtcaatttttgaactttaaatgctaataaaaaaaaaactgtgactaaggatttttaattttttttcaatctcattgtaacaatatagtaagagtcttgtattaaattttcaagtatttttactcaacaaataaagttttattgacattcatagaaataaaaactaattaaattggaaacttaaattgtccgtaaacagctcaaaacaaatcaaaatattttgaaaattttatcatgtataggaaatggaaatataaacaaccagtgaaagtcatctacagtcattcgttttaaagttacaccaaaaaccaaaatcaattttctcgaaaacaaattttgcgtaaaaatttccgttttttttaaaatttatatgttgtttttcccgtcgcttttgaaaactattggaaaaattttacttttgtaccaactagattcactttcctttcagaaaaagtactgttgaagaaaatacaagcacttttactgtcctaaaaagtgatgacagacacaaaaatttaaaaaaaaaaaataaaaaaaaacacacatcatcgttccactcagaatctaaaaaaaaaaatgtttacggaaactttataaaaatattgagtcaACATTTTGATGCGACCAcgtagtacaatattttgttatagtgaaaagaaaatatttataaaatagtgttagtcaaatattcatcaTTCAATCACTTTAAactattcacaaaatattatgatttcccaGATGCTGCGTGGTAGTGATTTTTGTAAGGGTCGACAAACGTTGAATTTGAAATGTCTGGGTCACACACTCACACTCGTAAAAGGTCGAGAGCCACTGGAGCCCCACTGGCAAATGTCAACTATTTCGGCATTAAAACGTGCCTCTATtgtttcaacaatattt from the Acyrthosiphon pisum isolate AL4f chromosome X, pea_aphid_22Mar2018_4r6ur, whole genome shotgun sequence genome contains:
- the Catb-912 gene encoding cathepsin B-912 precursor, with translation MGARMWISSSVILLLGVCVTEQAYFLEEDFIDSINEKAKTWKAGINFDPNTPKEYIVKLLGSKGVQVPHKLNLKMYKTDDEAYVNLFGRIPKKFDARKEWRRCITIGQVRDQGNCGSCWALATSSAFADRLCIATNYEFNELLSAEELTFCCHLCGFACHGGYPIKAWSYFRRHGIVTGGDYQSGEGCAPYRVPPCFSEEDGNNTCRGQPMEKHHRCTRMCYGDQEIDYDDDHRFTRDYYYLTYASIQKDVMTYGPIEASMEVYDDFPSYKSGVYEKSENATYLGGHAVKLIGWGEEDGVPYWLMVNSWSEMWGDKGLFKIRRGTNECSVDNSMTAGVPVVY